The nucleotide sequence GGGCTCCAACTCCCCGGCTAACGGCGGATTCGACTGCTCCGGCCTGGTCCAGTACGTCTACTCCCAGGTCGGCATCTCCCTGCCCCGCACTTCTTACGCGCAGGGCGCCTCCGGCACGGTCGTGTCCGCCGCGCAGGCGCAGCCGGGTGACATCGTCTACTACGGCGGCCACGTCGGCATCTACGCCGGTGGCGGCATGATGATTGACGCGGGGACGCCGGCGACCGGCGTGTCCTACCGCGCGGTCTACGGTTCGCCGCAGTACGTGCGCGTGGGCTGAGCTAGCAGCTGACTCGCTCCACCTTGTGGGGCGGCCGGTCACCGTGCCGGCCGCCCCCACATGCTATTTTCAAAACGTGGTTTGGAACACGCTCGCCCACGGGGCAAAATGAGTGTGGTCGAGTTACAGGCGCTCGCAGAAAGGGGCACAACCCATGGCTGAAGACAAGGTCGTCCTCGTCGGAGTTGACGGCTCACCCGAATCCCTGGAGGCGGTCGACTGGGCGGTCGACCGCGCCGCCTGCAACGGCTGGCGCGTTCACATCCTGTGCGCCTACTCCCTCCCGTCCTTTACTACGGCCTCCCTTGACGGGGGGTACGCCGCACTGGACGACTCCGCAGTACGTGCCGGTGCCGAGGCCGTGGTCAACGAGGCGGTGGCACGTACGCAGGACCGGGGCGTGACCGTGACCAGCTCACTGGAAACCGGTGACCCCGCCGGGGTGCTGGTCGACTTGTCCGCGGATGCAGCCCTCGCCGTCGTTGGTACCCGCGGGGGCGGCGGCTTCGCCGACCGGCTGCTTGGGACCGTGTCCTCCGCCCTGCCCGCCCACAGCCACTGCCCGGCGGTGGTCGTGCCGCGGCACACGGAAGGTTCCGCCTTCACCCCGGTCAGGCGCATCGTAGTTGGCGTGGACGGCTCGGACTCGGCCCGCAAGGCTCTGAAGTGGGCGGTGCGCGAGGCTGACGCCTGGGGTGCTGAGCTGACGGCGATTGCGGCCGTCCCCATGGCCTCCGGCGCCGGGGCGCTTGCTTGGCTGCCCGCCGCCGTGGACCGTGAGCAGGTGCTGACCGACGTGCGCTCCGGCTTGGACCGGGCCATCGCCGAGGCCACCGAGGGGTACCCCGACGTGGTGGTGCGGCGCCACGCGCTGGACGGAAACGCAGCTGAACTCATGTCTGAGTTCTCCACCGCCGTCGACCTGGTGGTGGTCGGGTCCCGCGGCCGCGGCGGCTTCTCCGGTCTGCTGCTCGGTTCGGTCAGCCAGGCGGTACTGTCGCACGCCTCCTGTCCCGTCATGGTGGTTCCGGCCCGTACCCGGGATGAGGACGTCCGGGTCGGCCGTAACCAGACGATTCCCTGGTCGCGGGCCTGAGCGCCGCCGGAAGGGGTGCGGCTGGAGCGGAGGCCTCCGGCCGCACCCCGACGGTACTCACCGCCGTACGATCAGGTAGGATCGCAGCCGTCCTCAGCCGGCCCTCGTAGCTCAGGGGATAGAGCACCGCTCTCCTAAAGCGGGTGTCGCGCGTTCGAATCGCGCCGGGGGCACTCGAATGCAACCAATGTTCCGGCATGCTAGTGACGGCGCTTCCGGTGCGTCGGCACCGTCCGGGGCGGCGGGGCGGATATCGTGCGGGGATATGACGCCTTCACTGTTTTCTCTGGGCCGCAACCGGCGCGACGCCGGGTCGCGGGCACGTGACTCCGAGGGCGCCGACCGGCCCGAGCCGCCAACGACTGTTGCGCCCGAGCAGCCGGATGACACCCCGCCGGAGGACTCCGACCGCAGGGCACGCATTGATGAGGCACTGGCTGCCTGGCGGCAGGAGCTTGCCGACCTCGGGGGGACCTCCAGCCTCGACGCATTCTCCGAGCGCGATGGCATTGTTGACTTGACGGCCGCGCATCCCTCGGGGCTGGCCCAGCTGTACGCAGGCCGACCCACCCACCTGGGCAGCCTCGTGCGTGAGCGCGTTGCCCTCGGCGTCGCCCGCCAGTCCCTGCGCGAGCTGGTCGGCCGAACCGACCAGCTCTCCAGGCGATTCGGTGTTGCCCCCGTTTACCTGGCCATCGGCGTCGCCGGCTGGACCGAGCCGGTATCCGGCGCCGATGATGCGGACGTCCCTGCCGACCCGGACTCCTTGGGCGGTAGCTCCGCTGACCCTTCCGTCCACGCCGCGACCGTTGCCGGACCGCCGGCAGCCGTGCGTTCGGTGCGCGCCCCCGTGCTGCTGCGACCGGTGCGCCTGTCCAGTGCCGGCGCCGACGCCTCCCTCACCCTGGACCGCTCGATCGAGGTGAACCCGGTCCTGACCCGGGCACTGCGCCGACACGGCTGTGCGGCGGACGTGAATGTCGTCGCCCGTGCCACCTTGGCGGATGACGGCTTCACTCCGCGCGACGCCCTGAGCTCCATCGGCGCGCTGGGCCGGGAGTACCTGCCCGGCTTCGAGATCCACGAGCGCCTGGTAGTGGGAGCCTTCGTACACCCAGGGCAGGCGCTGGTGGAGGATTTCGACGCCACCATTGACCGGGCGCGCACCTCCGCACTCGTGGCGGCCGTCGCTGGCGACGCCGCTGCCCGCGCGGCCCTGGACGTCACCCTGCCCCAGCCGGATCCTTCCGACCGGGCACCGGAGCGGGAACGCGGCGTCGGCGACCTGGATCCCGCCCAGCTCGACGCCGTCGAGGCGGTTGGCACTGGTGCCTCACTACTACTGGACGCCCCTCCTGGATCCGACGTCGCCGCCACCCTCGCCGCCGTGATGGCGGACGCCGCCGCCCTGGGCCGCACGGTGCTGCACGTGCCCGCCACTAGCGCTGACGGGCATGCCGTTGCTGACGCGTTGCGCGAGCTCGGCCTGGGCTCCATCGTGCTGGACCTGACAGAGGATCCCGCTTGGCGGCGCCACGCCGCCGAGGGCATCAAGGCCGCCATGGGTGTGAACGTGCCGGATCTGGACGTGACCGCCATCGTCGGTATGCGCAGTCGGCTGAGCTCCGTGCGTGACAAGCTCTCCCGGTACGTCACTGCCCTGCATACGCCGCGCGAGCCGTGGGGGGCCTCAGCCTACGACGCGCTTCAACAACTTGCCGAGCTCACCTCCGGGCGGGTGCGTGCGCGCACCAGTGCCCGCGTTGTGGCAGGCCGCCTGGAGCGCCTGGATGCCCCCGGCCGCGAGCGTGCCGCGGAACTGCTTCACCGCGCCCACGCGCTCGGCCTGTTCACCAGCTCCCTGGCCGACTCCGCCTGGAACGGCATGGTGGTTGACGACGTCGACGACGCTACCGACGCGCTGGCACGGCTTACTCGGCTCGCTGACGAGCTCCTGCCCGCGGTGCGCGAGCAGGTGGCCGCTGCGGCGGACTCCACTGGGATCACCCGGGCGATTACGCTCGCGCAGTGGTGTGAGCAGCTGGAGATGCTCGACGGGGTGCGCGACTCCCTCGATGTCTTCCTCCCCGAGGTCTTCGAGCGCTCCGCCGCCGATATGGTCATCGCCACCGCGTCCAAGCAGTGGCGCCAGGAGCACCGCGTAGAGATGGGGCGGTCCACCAGGCGCCGGTTCACCAAGCAGGCCAAGGACCTGGTGCGTCCCGGCCGGGAGGTCGCCGACCTGCACGGGGAGCTGGTCAAAGTGCAGCAGCGCCGGGAGGTGTGGCGCCGCTACGACCCGGACGGGGGCTGGCCCCACCTGCCGCAGGGCCTGGATGAGATGCAGCGCGTGGCTGCCCGTGCACGCGAGGCGGTTTCCGCACTGCAGCCCGTGATCGGTGCGGACAACTCCCTGATGGACCTGCCGCTGGTGGACCTGGAGGAGCGCTCCCGCGTCCTGGCGGCCGACGACGTCACGGTCCACAAGCTGCCGGACATCAATCGGGTCACGACCGCCCTGGATGACCTGGGACTCATCCCGCTGCTGGATGACTTGGCGTCCCGGCAGGTGGAGCCGGAGCAGATCGACGATGAGCTCGCCTACTGCTGGTGGTCATCCCTCCTGGCGCAAGTCATGCGTGAGGACCCCGACCTGGGCGGACTGGACGCGGATGCCCTCAATGACCTGGCCGTGTCCTTGCGGGAGTTGGATGCCGCTCAGGCGGACTCCTTGGCCGGCCCGGTGGCCCAGGCCTGCGCACGCCGCGTGCGGGAGGCGGTCGACGCCGACAAGGACGCCGCCCGCAGCCTGTACCGGGCGCTGTCCCTGGAGGAGGGGATGTCGCTGCGCGATGTCATCGCCTCGCACCCCATCGCCATGGTTGCCAAGCCGGTGTGGATCATTCCGCCCACGCTGGTGCCGCAGGTATTCGCTGCCGACGCAGTGGTGGACCTGGCCATTCTGGACGCATCCACGAATGTGCCGGTCTCCCAGGTGATTCCCGCCTTCGTGCGCGCGGAGCAGGTGCTTGTGGTCGGCGACCCCAGGCGCGCTGCTTCTGGGCTGGCAGCCGAACTGGGCCCGCACCTGCCGCAGGTTACGCTGCCCACGGGCCGCAACACCTTGGACGCGGAGATCGCCGCGTTCCTTGCCGCGAACGGCTATGACGACGTCGTGGAGGCAATTCCGGCGCCGCCCGGGCGCTCGCGTCTGTCGCTGGAGCTGGTTGAGGGGCGTGGCATGCCGGCACCGGGCCGTACCGCCGTGGAGTCGGTGCCGGCCGAGGTCAGCCGGGTGGTGGACCTGGTTATTGATCACGCGCTGACTCGTCCCGAGCAGTCGCTCGGTGTGATCGCCCTGAACGCGCGCCACGCGGAGGAGATCCGCCGCGCGACGGCCGCCGCCGTTGTTGGCTCGCCCGCCCTGGCCGACTACTTCGAGACCGGTGTGTCCGAGCCATTCGTCGTCGTCGACTTGGGGGAGGCGCGCTCCCTGCGCCGCGATCAGATAATCGTCTCTGTCGGCTACGCGAAGACTCCGCACGGCCGCACCATTCACAGCTTTGGTGCGGTCAGTGATATCGGCGGCATGGTGGGGCTGGTTGAGGCCCTGTGCGCCTCCCGCGGGGGCACTCAGATTGTGTCCTGCCTGGGTCCGGATGACATCGACGCCGGGCGTCTGCACGCGCCCGGTGCCCGCCTGCTGCGCGAGGTGCTGGTGCACGCCGCCGACTCCGGCAGGCAGTATCCGCAGCAGGAGGAGGTCGCCCCGGAGCGCCTGCTCGTGGAACTGGCCGAGCACCTGTGGCGTAAGGGCCTGGTGGTTGTGCCCCGCTACGGCATTGAGGGCGGCGTGCGCATTCCCTTGGCGATCGGTCACCCGGATCTGCCGGGGGAGCTACTCGTCGCGGTGCTCACCGACGACGTCGACTACGTGGCGCAGCCGAGCCTGCGGCGGCGGGACCGGCACTGGATCGAACGCTTGCAGCAGCGCGGCTGGCACGTGCACACGGCGTACTCGGCAGGTGTATTCGTCGATGTTGAGACGGAGGCGAAGAAGATCGAGGCGCAGGTGCTGGCGGTGCTGGCCTCCCGCACCGAACCGGTCAGGGGCGCGCCACCGCTGCCCGAGCGCCCGGGGGAGGACGATCCGCTGGTGGAGTCGGCTTCTACCGATCCGGGGACCGCGGCTGATGCGGCCCCACGCGGCGACTCACCGGAGCCGCCCCGGCGGGGCGATCGTCCGCCGATCGCCCAGGGGCTGCCGTTGCAGGCCTATTCCGACGATCAGCTCGACGAGCTGGTTGCCTGGATCCGCTCCGACGGCGTGGAGCGTACCGCGGCCGAGGAGACTGAGGAGCTTCGCCAGGCGCTGGCCCTGAGTCGGCGTGGTTCCGGGATTGACGCGGTGCTGGCCAACGCGGTTCGGCGGACCCGGTGAGCGATTCCTCAGGGTCGCGCCGGAGGCGACGCGTCGTGGCGCTGTCACCCCAGGACGCCGCCCGGGTTGCCCAGGGCGAGTTGCCGCAGGCGCAGGCGGAGGCAGAGCGCCGCCGCGGCGTTGACGCGCTCAGTGGCGCCCGTGCCCGCGATGGCGGTGTGCTAGGACGGGAATCATCCGATCATGCCAACGATGCCCGCCTACTGCGGGAGGTGCCGCCGCACTGGGGCTGAGCCTGCGTACCGGTTGACGCGGCGCCCGCAACGCCTTCCCTTCCGGTTCGTGCCGCCAGGTACCCCAACCGGAACAGCCGGTCATGGGCCTGAGGGTTATCGGCGCGAATGTGTGTGTGGTTCGGGCGTGTCGTGTGTTCTAGCTGGTTGGTCCGGCCCGGCCTTTGGGGGTCCTGAGGCCTTCTTCGGGGGTGGGGGTGGTGCCCCATCCTGCGGGGTGCGTACTGGCGGTAGTGGTGGCCTCCGGCGTCGGGGACTGGGCGGCTTTGCATGACACTGCACGACACTGCACGACCCTGGGTGATACTGCACGACCTTGGTGCGTCCTCCACGACCCCGGGGTGGTCGTGCAACGTACACCAAGGTCGTGGAACGCGGCCCGAGGTCGTGCAAGACACGGGGCGGGTAAGCGGTCCGGGCGCCGGATGCGTGTGCCGTGCTTCGTCCCGGCTTTGTCCCGGCGCCGTCCCGGGGTGGATCTAGTGGCGTGGTGGCAGTTGCGGGGTTGTCGGCGCGAGTGTGTGTGCGGTTGGTGCGTGTCGCGGTGTTCTAGCTGGTTCGTCCGGCCCAGCCTTCGCGGGTCCCGAGGTCTTCCTCTGGGGATGGGTGTTGTACCACCGCCTGGGGCCGGTGCGGGCGGCGGTTTCGGGGCCCTGCTCGGCGGTGGTGCGCTGGTTCAGTCAGCACCGGTACAGGGTGGTGTGGTCGCTCAGGGCTACCAGCCACCCGGTGGCCTGCTCGGTGGTGGAGATGCTCAGCAGCTTGCGGGAGTGGCGTAGTAGGGCCTTGCCGGGGGTGGTCTTGGGGCGCAGTGTCAGGTCTCGGACGGTGTCGCGGTGTACGTGGATCAGGCACCGCTGGATGGGGGTGCCCGGCCAGGTGGCGGCGATGGCCTTTAGGGCGCCGCCGGCCCCGTCGGTGGTTGCCAGGTCGGGCGGGGCCAGGTCGGCTAGCAGCGCCTGGTAGGCCGCAGCGCTCTCGGACGCGGCCCACTGCCAGGCGATCACGTGTGTGGGACTGCGGGCTACCAGGAGCACCCATTTGTGGGCCAGCCACATCCCGTCGATGAAGACCTGGGAGTGCACCTGGCCGGTAGCCGGCGGCTTGGGGACGGGGACGTCCCAGCACCAGGCCGTCCGGCGGCCAAACGCCCTGTCGCTACCGCCGGCGGCGTCGGCCTGGGACCGGCTGCCGGTCGCCCAGTCGATGAACTCGCCCAGCACCGCCTGCTCGGCCCCACCCGGCGAGAGCGGGCGCGGCGCGGTGGTTGAGGACCGGCAGGCGGTGCACTTCCACCGCCTGGTGCCTGCGGCGGTGCGGCCGGACTTCTTCATCGGGGTCTGGCAGATCGGGCAGAGCCTTGCTCGTGGGGACCGTGTTCTCACGGCACGCACATCTACCCGCGAATGTCAAGCACCGCCCCGGATTAACCTCCCAAACCATAATCACCCCGACTTTCCCGCACCACACCAGCCAAAACCCCGATCTTAAGCACCACGTTCGCGCCGATAACTCGGGCCTGATGCAGCTGGAGTCGGCGCCGCGGGTGCGGAGAGGAGCCGGTCAGCAGAAGAAAAGTGGTGCCCGCCGCATTGGCGGGCACCACTTCAGTGCAGATAGGGCTGTCGCTGCCGGCCCAGTGCGAGCAGCAGCGAGCACGGCTCAGGACTGGCGCTGCTGGAGCAGGTCGCGGATCTCCGTGAGCACCTCGACGTCGGTCGGCTCGGCGGGCTTGTCCTCCGCCTCCTTCTTCAGGCGTGCGGTGAGCCGGTTCATCGGCGCCACTACGCAGAAGTAGACCGCGGCGGCTACGAGCAGGAAGTTGACGATGGCGGTGATGATGATGCCCGGCTGGATCGGGTCGGAGCCGTTGATGGAGAACTGCAGCACGGAGTCGAAGTTCGGCTGCTTCACCAGGGCGCCGACGATGCCCATGATGACATCGGTGATGGCCTGCACGATCGGGGCGAAGGCACCACCGATGATGACGGCGACGGCCAGTTCGAGGACATTGCCCTGGGCGATGAACTCCTTGAATCCCTTGAGCATGGGGAACCTTTCGTTGTCGAGCGAGGGTGTGGAACTGCCACCCGCGGAGGTCATGAAGCGGAAACGGCGCAGCGCTCGGGAGACGGGCCGCAACCGCGTGGCGTAGGGGCGGCGGTGTCATGGGCTCAGCACGATGCCGAGCGCACCATTCGTGGCCGCGCCGACGATTAGACTAGCGTCCACAGCGGGAACAGCAAGGGTAACGAGTGTGACCTTCGTCCGGGTGCTCCATTGACTGTTGTCTCCCTCCACCTGGGTCAGCACCACCCGTGCGCCCGAGCAGATGACTGCGGTCGGGTCACCGGCCGCAGTCCCGTCCGGCGCTGTGGCGCCCCGTTGCGCCACTACGTCGACCCTGGCCCCCGGTTCGGCCAGTTGTGCGCCGACGTCGACCGGCACTTGGACCAGGCGCTCTGACGGCGCCAGGTCGGCGGCCAGGGAGGCGCTGGTCATGGAGGTGGTCAGAATCGTCCCCTCCTCCAGGGCGATCGCGGCGCGTGTGCCCACGATCTCCGGCCCGACCAGGCCGCTCCCGGGCAGCGCCGACTGTTCCACCGCGCGCACCTCAATGTCCGCTTCCGTGAGAATCGTGCCGGCGCTGACGTGTCGCGCGGCGACGAGAACCTCCTGCTGCCCTGCCGGCGCGGGCCGCAGCACCCCCAGCGCGGCGATCACGGCGGCACCCAGGCAGATGGCTACGACCAGGTGGCGGTGGCGCCACAGCAGTAGCGAGGGACGCGGCGGGCGGCGGCGCGCCGGCTTCTGACTGCGTTCGGCCTGGTGGGTGCGGGGGCGCTGACGGCGGAGCTGAGGCATATGCACACGGTGGCATCCGTGAGCTGTGCGCGCAGCCGCCCTGTGAACGCGGGACTCGCGGGGTGTCGCCTACCGCGGTTGTGGATGGCGGGCAGGACTGCCGGGTGGTGCCGGCAGGCGGAAGACCACTGGCGTAGGAAGCGGATGTGATTGCGCCGCCGTCGGCATGGCGGTCAGTCTCGGTGGTGATCGGCGGCCCCGCCGGCGAATGCGGATCCCTCCAGCAGGAACCACTCGTCGGGTGTGATGACCGCGTCTACGGGGGCGTCGTGCGGCTGGCCGGGCAGCGGCTGGGTTACCAGCTCGTCGTCGTGGACCACGGCGAAGATCGGTGTTCCCCTGCGTCTCAGAGGCAGCACTCGGTCATACCAGCCGCCCCCCTGTCCCAGGCGGCGGCCGGAGCGGTCGACCGCGAGCGCCGGAACGATCACGGCCTCGGCGTCGGCGATGGCGGTGGCGGGCAGTACCTCGCCGCTCGGCTCCGGCGGGCGCCCGGGAGAGCGCTCGGCCAGGTCGGCCACCCCGCGGAAATAGCCCCAGGAGCGGGTCAGCTGCGGGCCGAGCACCGGTAGCAGCACTGCGGTGCCTGTTCCCTCCAGCTGCTCCAGCAGCAGCCGGGTGCAGGGCTCATGCGACACCGACACGTAGGCGGCTACGGTGCTCATGCCGGCGATGGCTTGCAGGATGTGCGCGGTCAGCTGCTGGCAGGTGGAGTTGTGGCCGTGCTCGGGATGACGGTGGTGCGTGGCCCGGTGGCGGCGCAGTACTTGGCGCAGCTGCTCCTTGGCGTCGCTGGCCGCCAGGGAACTGGTGTCTGGCAGGACGCGTGCCTGAGTGCTCATGGCAGCATTGTCGCAGTTACGGGCGGGGGAGTGTAGGCGCAGACCGGGGTGTTGTCCCCATAGGCCCGGCTGGGTTTCATTCGGTGGTCCACCACCGGGGCGCCCGCTGCAGACGGGTAGCCTGGTCCGGTAGGCCCGTAGCCGGGACTCGGGCCGGAGGAGGACAAGCCCCCATGCGTACCGTTGCCGAGCACCTGGCCGCCTGCTTGGAGATCGCCCGGGCCGCGGCGCCCCTGGACGTGGTTCTCCTGGATGCGGTGGGTTGCGTCTTGGCCGAGGACGTAGTTGCCGATATTGATCTTCCGGCAGTCGACCTGGCCGGGCTGGACGGGTATGCGGTCGCCGCCGCCGACGTCGCCGCTGCCTCCGCGGACTCGCCCGCCGCCTTGGAGGTGATGGACGCCGTCCGGGCCGGGGACATGCGCCCCACGCGCCTGGTGGCGGGTGCGGCCATTCTGATCGACTCCGGCGCGCCCCTGCCGCTGGGAGCCGACGCCGTCGTGCCGTGGATGGACACGGACCGTGGCCACTCGCGGGTGCAGGTGCAGGCGGCGGTGGCAGCCGGGGACAACGTGCGCCGTCGTGCTGAGGATGTGCAGGCGGGCACCACGGTCCTGCCGCAGGGATCGCGCGTCTCGGCGCGGCAGATCGCGCTGCTGGCCGGTATTGGCCGGCACCGGGTCAAGGTGCATCCGGCGCCCAGGGTGGTGATCGTGTCCATTGGCGACGAGCTCGTCGAGCCCGATCATGCGCGCGACGCCGGAGACGTATACGACGCCAACGGGCACGCGCTCGCCTGCGCGGTGACCGACGCAGGCGGACAGGCCTTCCGGGTGGCGGCGGTGCCCGACGACCTGGGTGCACTGGCCGAGACCATCGAGGACCAGCTCGTGCGCGCGGACGTGCTGATCACCACCGGCGGGTTGAGCGTCGGACAGGGGATACGGTCAAGGATGTACTGGCGCCTTTGGGTACGGTGCGTTTTGACGCCGTGGCCATGTCGCCGGGGCGGCAGCTGGGCGTGGGCACGGTTGAGGGCACCCCGATTTTCTGCCTGCCCGGTGACCCGGTAAGCGCGCAGATCGCCTTCGAGACCTTCATCCGCCCGGTGCTGCGGCAGATCGCGGGGTGGCAGGATCTCCATCGCGCGTCCGTGCCGGCGACGATATCCTCCGGCTGGCACTCTCCGGCCCGTAAACGGCAGTTCGTGCCGGTGCATCTGACCGGTTCGCCGGCACGTGGATATGCCGCCCGGCCGACGGCGCAGCCGGGGGCCAGTCGACTGCTGGGTCTGGCGAAGGCCAATGCGATCGCCGTCGTGCCGGAGGACACCCAGACTGTGGTGTCCGGGGACACGTTGCACTGTCTGCTACTTGACGCCTGAGCGGCGGGAGCAGCAGTGGCAAACGGTTGTCGCGGCGGCCTTGGCGATCTGGGTGGTCTGGCTGGGTGGGTAGGCAGCGGCGGTTTGTGGGGGCGGCGGCGTCGTTTTCCGTGGCCGGTGCGCTTGACCGAGTCCGCGGTGACGGCGCGCTCGCTGGCACGCGGGCCGAGCACGGTGAGTCTGCGCCCCGTGCGGGTCGGCGATGAGGCGCAGTGGCAGCGGCTGCGCCTGGCCGACGACGCCCGCCTGACGCCCTGGGAGGCGACGCTGCCGCCAGGCAGCCCCGACGTGCTGGGGTCCTTTCGGGAGTACGCGCGTACCCAGAATCGGCTGGCGCGCAGAGGCGAGGCGATGCCCTTCGTGCTGGAGGTCGATGGCGCGTTGGCGGGGCAGGTGTCAGTCTCATCGATCCGGTGGGGCGCGCTGGAGTGCGCGAATGTCGGCTACTGGATCGGGGCGCCGTGGGAGGGGCGCGGCGTGATGACGCTTGCGGTGGCGATGGTGCTGGACCATTTGCTCGGGCCGCAGGTGGGGCTGCATCGCGTGGAGATCGACGTCAGGCCGGACAACGCCCGCAGCCTGGCTGTGTGCAGGCGGCTCGGGCTGCGGGAGGAGGGGGTGCAGCGGGGGCTGATGTACATCAATGGCGCCTGGGAGGATCATGTT is from Actinomyces sp. 432 and encodes:
- a CDS encoding universal stress protein encodes the protein MAEDKVVLVGVDGSPESLEAVDWAVDRAACNGWRVHILCAYSLPSFTTASLDGGYAALDDSAVRAGAEAVVNEAVARTQDRGVTVTSSLETGDPAGVLVDLSADAALAVVGTRGGGGFADRLLGTVSSALPAHSHCPAVVVPRHTEGSAFTPVRRIVVGVDGSDSARKALKWAVREADAWGAELTAIAAVPMASGAGALAWLPAAVDREQVLTDVRSGLDRAIAEATEGYPDVVVRRHALDGNAAELMSEFSTAVDLVVVGSRGRGGFSGLLLGSVSQAVLSHASCPVMVVPARTRDEDVRVGRNQTIPWSRA
- a CDS encoding DNA helicase, whose protein sequence is MTPSLFSLGRNRRDAGSRARDSEGADRPEPPTTVAPEQPDDTPPEDSDRRARIDEALAAWRQELADLGGTSSLDAFSERDGIVDLTAAHPSGLAQLYAGRPTHLGSLVRERVALGVARQSLRELVGRTDQLSRRFGVAPVYLAIGVAGWTEPVSGADDADVPADPDSLGGSSADPSVHAATVAGPPAAVRSVRAPVLLRPVRLSSAGADASLTLDRSIEVNPVLTRALRRHGCAADVNVVARATLADDGFTPRDALSSIGALGREYLPGFEIHERLVVGAFVHPGQALVEDFDATIDRARTSALVAAVAGDAAARAALDVTLPQPDPSDRAPERERGVGDLDPAQLDAVEAVGTGASLLLDAPPGSDVAATLAAVMADAAALGRTVLHVPATSADGHAVADALRELGLGSIVLDLTEDPAWRRHAAEGIKAAMGVNVPDLDVTAIVGMRSRLSSVRDKLSRYVTALHTPREPWGASAYDALQQLAELTSGRVRARTSARVVAGRLERLDAPGRERAAELLHRAHALGLFTSSLADSAWNGMVVDDVDDATDALARLTRLADELLPAVREQVAAAADSTGITRAITLAQWCEQLEMLDGVRDSLDVFLPEVFERSAADMVIATASKQWRQEHRVEMGRSTRRRFTKQAKDLVRPGREVADLHGELVKVQQRREVWRRYDPDGGWPHLPQGLDEMQRVAARAREAVSALQPVIGADNSLMDLPLVDLEERSRVLAADDVTVHKLPDINRVTTALDDLGLIPLLDDLASRQVEPEQIDDELAYCWWSSLLAQVMREDPDLGGLDADALNDLAVSLRELDAAQADSLAGPVAQACARRVREAVDADKDAARSLYRALSLEEGMSLRDVIASHPIAMVAKPVWIIPPTLVPQVFAADAVVDLAILDASTNVPVSQVIPAFVRAEQVLVVGDPRRAASGLAAELGPHLPQVTLPTGRNTLDAEIAAFLAANGYDDVVEAIPAPPGRSRLSLELVEGRGMPAPGRTAVESVPAEVSRVVDLVIDHALTRPEQSLGVIALNARHAEEIRRATAAAVVGSPALADYFETGVSEPFVVVDLGEARSLRRDQIIVSVGYAKTPHGRTIHSFGAVSDIGGMVGLVEALCASRGGTQIVSCLGPDDIDAGRLHAPGARLLREVLVHAADSGRQYPQQEEVAPERLLVELAEHLWRKGLVVVPRYGIEGGVRIPLAIGHPDLPGELLVAVLTDDVDYVAQPSLRRRDRHWIERLQQRGWHVHTAYSAGVFVDVETEAKKIEAQVLAVLASRTEPVRGAPPLPERPGEDDPLVESASTDPGTAADAAPRGDSPEPPRRGDRPPIAQGLPLQAYSDDQLDELVAWIRSDGVERTAAEETEELRQALALSRRGSGIDAVLANAVRRTR
- a CDS encoding transcriptional regulator; the encoded protein is MALSPQDAARVAQGELPQAQAEAERRRGVDALSGARARDGGVLGRESSDHANDARLLREVPPHWG
- a CDS encoding transposase-like zinc-binding domain-containing protein, whose amino-acid sequence is MRAVRTRSPRARLCPICQTPMKKSGRTAAGTRRWKCTACRSSTTAPRPLSPGGAEQAVLGEFIDWATGSRSQADAAGGSDRAFGRRTAWCWDVPVPKPPATGQVHSQVFIDGMWLAHKWVLLVARSPTHVIAWQWAASESAAAYQALLADLAPPDLATTDGAGGALKAIAATWPGTPIQRCLIHVHRDTVRDLTLRPKTTPGKALLRHSRKLLSISTTEQATGWLVALSDHTTLYRC
- the mscL gene encoding large conductance mechanosensitive channel protein MscL — translated: MLKGFKEFIAQGNVLELAVAVIIGGAFAPIVQAITDVIMGIVGALVKQPNFDSVLQFSINGSDPIQPGIIITAIVNFLLVAAAVYFCVVAPMNRLTARLKKEAEDKPAEPTDVEVLTEIRDLLQQRQS
- a CDS encoding RcpC/CpaB family pilus assembly protein; its protein translation is MPQLRRQRPRTHQAERSQKPARRRPPRPSLLLWRHRHLVVAICLGAAVIAALGVLRPAPAGQQEVLVAARHVSAGTILTEADIEVRAVEQSALPGSGLVGPEIVGTRAAIALEEGTILTTSMTSASLAADLAPSERLVQVPVDVGAQLAEPGARVDVVAQRGATAPDGTAAGDPTAVICSGARVVLTQVEGDNSQWSTRTKVTLVTLAVPAVDASLIVGAATNGALGIVLSP
- a CDS encoding 5-formyltetrahydrofolate cyclo-ligase → MSTQARVLPDTSSLAASDAKEQLRQVLRRHRATHHRHPEHGHNSTCQQLTAHILQAIAGMSTVAAYVSVSHEPCTRLLLEQLEGTGTAVLLPVLGPQLTRSWGYFRGVADLAERSPGRPPEPSGEVLPATAIADAEAVIVPALAVDRSGRRLGQGGGWYDRVLPLRRRGTPIFAVVHDDELVTQPLPGQPHDAPVDAVITPDEWFLLEGSAFAGGAADHHRD
- a CDS encoding GNAT family N-acetyltransferase, which gives rise to MRLTESAVTARSLARGPSTVSLRPVRVGDEAQWQRLRLADDARLTPWEATLPPGSPDVLGSFREYARTQNRLARRGEAMPFVLEVDGALAGQVSVSSIRWGALECANVGYWIGAPWEGRGVMTLAVAMVLDHLLGPQVGLHRVEIDVRPDNARSLAVCRRLGLREEGVQRGLMYINGAWEDHVVFAVVAEDRVAEAGFVSRLGRM